GGGTCACGCGCCATCCGTCCCGGGTGGTGGTCATCGCCGCGTCCACCGGTGGGCCTAACGCGCTCGCCCGCGTGCTCCCCGCGCTGCCGGCGTCGCTCGGTGCCGCGGTGCTCGTGGCGCAGCACATGCCGCCGGGCTTCACCGGCTCGCTCGCCCGCCGCCTCGACGCACTGAGCGCGCTTCCCGTGCGCGAGGCCGTGCAGGGCGACGTGCTCGAGCCGGACCACGTGTACCTCGCGCCGGGCGGCCTGCACATCCTCGTAGATCTCGCCGACGGCGTGCCGTGCGTGCGCCTCGACCCCCGCGAGCCGCTGTGGGGCGTCCGTCCCGCGGCCGACCTGCTGTTCGAGTCCGCCGCGCGCGCGTTCGGCGAGTGCACCGTCGGCGTGGTGCTCACCGGCATGGGGCGCGACGGCGCGGCGGGTCTGCGCGCGGTGCGCCGGGCCGGCGGCGCCGCGCTCGTGCAGGACCGCGACTCGTCCGTCGTGTTCGGCATGCCGCAGGCCGCGCTCGATGCGGCCGGCGCGGATCGTGTCGTGCCGCTCGCGGAGCTCGGCCAGGCCGTCGCCGACGCCGTGCGCCATCTCCCGCCTAACGTCCCCGCCGTCTGACGTTCGCCGTGCATTCGATCGCCGCCACCGACCTCGTCGCGCTGAACGCGCGCCTCGCCGACCTCGACGCCCGCCTCGATGCGCAGCTCGACGCGACCGGCGCGCCGCTCGCCGCCGACGCGCGCGACGCGCTGAAGGCCGAGATCATCGCGCTGATTCGCGACGCCGACCGCGAGGCCGCCGCGCTGCTCGCGCTGAAGGACGAGGCGAAGGCCCTCGCCGCGAAGTGGAAGCGCCTCCCGACCGCCGTGGAGATGCCCGACGTCGTCCCGAGCGACGCGAGGGACGCCGCCCCTGATTCCGCCGCGGCCGGTCAGCTGAGCACTCGTGTCGACCACCTCGGCGCGTCGACGTTCGTCGCGAAGGGGTGGAGCGCGATCTGCGTCGCCGACTACGTCGCGGCGGAGACCGCGCTCGCGCGCGCGCTGGAGCTCGCGCCCGAGGATCTCGAGGCCGCTGCGCTGCACGGCTGGGCGCTCATGGGACAGGCGCGCTACGACGAGGCGCTCGCCGTGCTGCAGAGCGTCCTCGCGCGGCAGCCCGAGCACGAGCTCGCGCGCGTGAACGTCGGCTATGTGTGCCTGCAGAAGGGGATCTACGGCGAGGCGATCGAGCATCTCGTGCGCGCCGCGCGCGGCGGCGAGGATCGCAAGGCCGCGCTCTACGCGAACTACTACCTCGGCCTCGTGTACCTGCGCCGCGAGATGTTCGACGACGCGGCGAACTTCTTCCAGCGCGCCATCGCGCACGGCCCGAACCTCGTCGAGGCGCGCTACGAGCTCGGGCGCGCGCTCTGGTTCGGCGGCGATCGCGCCGCCGCGGTCGAGGCGTGGCGCGCGGGCGCGGCGTCGGGCAAGTTCAACGCATGGGCGAAGCGGTGCGAGGACATGTGCGCGGCGGTGGAGCAGGGTGGCGCGCCACCTTCCGTCGCCGACTCCTTCGCGCCGCAGCCGGCGTAGCGACCGCGCTCGCCGCCGCCGCTGCGCCGGCCTCCGCGCAGCCCGCCGAGCCGCCGATCGCGGCGCCCGGCGCCGAGCGCTTCGACGTCGGCCGCTTCACCGCCGTCGCCTATCCCGCGGACGCGCACCTGGCGCGCGCGCTGCTGGCCGCCGCCGTGAAGCGCGACACGTATCCCGGTCTGCCGCGGCCGAAGGCGCGCGTGCTGCTCGCCGTGGCCCCCGACGCGCGCCGCTTCCGCGCGTGGGTCGGGCCCGAGGCGCCGGAGTGGGGCGCCGCGATCGCGTTCCCCGACCTCCAGCGGATCGTGATGCAGGGACGATCCGCCGGCTCCGACGCGGGCGACCCCGTGAGCGTCTTTCGCCACGAGCTCGCGCACCTCGCGCTGCACGAGTACCTCGGCGACCTCCCGCCGCGCTGGTTCGACGAGGGATACGCCGGCTGGGCCGCCGGCGAGTGGGGACGTGACGAGTCGCTCGCCACGAACGTCGCGCTGCTGCTCGGCGGCATGCCCACGCTCGACTCGCTCGAGGCGGGGTTCTACGAGGGCTCGCGCACGGCCGAGCAGAGCTACGCGCTGGCGTTCCGCGCCGTCTCCGACCTCGCGTCGCTCGATCCGGAGCGCGGGCTCACGCTGTTCTTCCGGTACTGGAAGGAGACCGGCCGGTTCGACGCCGCGGTGCGCAGCGCGTACGGCATGACCGGCGACGCGTTCGAGGCGCTGTGGCGGACCCGCACCCGGCGGCGCTACGGCGCGCTCGCGCTCGTCGCGAACCTGTCGCTCGCCACGGCGATCTTCTCCGTCGCGTTCCTGCCGCTGTGGATCGCGCGCCGGCGTCGCGACAAGCGCCGGCTCGAGGCGCTCCGCGCGGCCGACGAGGTGGCCGAGCGCGAGGAGCGGGAGAGCGCCCTCGCCGCGCTCCTCGGGGCTCCCGACGAGCCGCCCGAGGAGCGTTCCATTAGCACTTGATTAAGTGTGCGAGTCGCGCCGCGCGTTCCGTTGACACCCCAACATGGCGTTTCTAGTCTACCGCGCATGGCTCAGCCCAGCATCGTGGCGCGGACGCGCACGTACCGGTGGTGGCTCGTCGCGTTCGTCGTGCTGCTCGCCGGCTACGCCGATCTCTGGCGCGGTGGCGACACGCTGGCCCCGTTGCTGCTCGTCCTCGGGTACTGCGTCTTCGTGCCGCTCGCGATCGTGAAGTAACCGGGGCGAATAGCTCAGCCGGTCAGAGCACCTGTCTTACACACAGGGGGTCGGGGGTTCGAGTCCCTCTTCGCCCATTCCGCCGGCCGGGTCTCCAACGGAGCCGCGCGCCGCGCGGTCGTTGAAGGGCGTCGGGGGACACGGGATCACCTCCGGCGCCCGCGCCGTCTTAGGACTGTGGAGAGTGGCAGCTCTCGGGTGTTGACGAGCCGGTTGGCACGCCGCTCGCCGGAACCGTCATAATGCGTTGGGGGTACGGATGTTTAACGCTTTGGAGGTTAACCCATTGAAGGCTCGGTACTGCCAGGCGCTCTCGGCTCTCGCCGCCGGCCTTGTCGCGAGCGCCCCCGTCGCGCCGGTCGCGGCGCAGACCACCCGCACGGCTGATCCCAATGCCCCGCGGCTCGTGGTCACCGTATTCCGTTCCGCGGACAAGAACGCCGGCGTGCAGGCCGCGGACGCCATCCGTACGCGGATCTCCCAGGACGTGTCCGTGAAGCAGCTGTGGGTGCTGCCGAAGCAGGACATCACGTCCAACCTCGAGGCGTCGGGCTTCCCGACGAACGAGGCGCTCAACATGAACGACGCCCGGCAGCTCGCCCAGCTGCTCCGGGGCGACGTCTTCCTGGTCGGCAACGTCGTCCGCGACAGCGCCGGCTACCGGGTGGACGCGCAGTACGTCCTCACGCGCGACCAGTCGCTCGTCCAGCCGCTCGGCAGCTTCCGCGTCGGGAAGCCCGACCAGGCCGCGGGCGCCGTGTCGAAGGCGTTCCAGGACGCGCAGAAGGCGTTCATCGCCGAGCGCAACTGCGTCAACAAGGCGCGCGACGGCAAGTACGCGGAGGCGATCGCCGAGGCCCGCAAGGGCATCGCCGCCTACCCGAACTCGACGCTGAACCGGATCTGCCTCGCCAACATCATGGTGACGCAGAAGGCCTCGCCCGACTCGATCCTGGCGGTCGTGAACGAGGTGCTGCGCATCGATCCGCGCAGCAAGCCGGCCCTCACCGTCGCGTACCAGTCGCTGAAGGACGCGGGCAAGAACGCCGAGGCGACGGACATGCTGCTCCGGCTCGTCGGCGCGGACCCGGCGAACTCCCGCCTCGTCGAGCAGGTGATCAACGAGTTCGCCGCGAGCGGCCAGGCCGCTAAGGCCATCCCGTTCGTCGACCAGCTCGTGCGCGACAACCCGGGCGACCCGAACTACCTCTCGCTCCAGATGCGCGTGCACCTGGCGGCGAAGGACTACAAGGGCGGTATCGCGGCGGGTGAGGAGCTCCTCAAGGCCGACACGGCCCAGGCCACGGCGGACGTGTTCACCCGCCTCGCTGCCGCCGCGGCTGTCGACAGCCAGCCGCAGAAGGCGTCGCAGCTCATGGCGCAGGCGGTGGCGAAGTTCCCGACCAACATCGAGCTGCTCACGAACTACGCGGACATCCTCCGCACGGCCGGCCAGAACCAGCAGGCGCTGGACGTCCTGAACAAGGTTGCCCAGTCCAACCCGCAGGCGAAGGGCATCAACATCAGCCGCGCGCGCATCTTCTCCGAGATGAACCAGCCGGACAGCGCGCTCGCGGCGCTCAAGTCGGCGCTCACCGCCGGGGACAGCGCGAGCACCGTGGCGCTCTACGCCGTCAGCGTCGGCCAGAACGTGTTCAAGGCCGCGCAGGCGTCGAAGGCGATCGCGGACTTCCAGCGGGCGGTGCCGTTCTTCGAGTTCGCGAACACGACGAGCGCGACCCCGGAGGGCCAGTTCCTCCTCGGTGCGACGCAGTTCTCGATCGGTGCCACGCTCCTGCAGGACATCAACAAGCTCGCCCGCGGCAGCGCGGCCGAGAAGCGGCAGGGCTGCGACATGTCCAAGACGGCGCAGGCGGCGTTCACCCAGGCGCAGATCAACCTGCCGGCGGGTGGCAAGTTCAACCCGACCGCGACCCAGCAGATGCTCGCCCAGCTCGCGCAGTACTCGCCGTACGCGGACCAGTTCGCGAAGGCGCTCTGCAAGTAAGCGCGGCACGCCGTAAGCTCGACGACGAGGGCCCCGGGGACGTCCCCGGGGCCCTCTTTTTTTCCACAGTCTAGCTTGCCTGGACGCACGATTGACCCGTTTTCGAGCAACGCTAGGTTGCCGTGTCCGATGGCTGAACGTGCTCGGTGGGATAGTGCGTATCACGCGCCCGTACTCGCGGCCGAGATCGTCCGTCTCCTTCGAGAGGCTCCAGCCACAGTCCGTCGAGCCGGCACCTCCCTCCCGCTCGCGCTCGACGGCACGCTCGGTGGTGGTGGCCACTCGCTCGCGCTCCTCGAGGCGGGCTTCCGGGTCGTCGGTACCGATCGGGATCCACAGGCGCTCGCCGAGGCCTCGGCCCGCCTGCAGGCCTACCTGAACGACGGGCGCTTCCGCGCTCTCCTCGCCAACTACGCCGACGTCGCCGAGCTCGACGCGTTCTCCTCCGAGCGCCTCGACGCAGTCCTCCTCGACCTCGGCATCTCGTCTCACCAGATCGACGACCTCTCGCGCGGCTTCTCCTTTCGGGAGGGAGTCGCGCTCGACATGCGGATGGGAACTGACGCACGGACGGACGCGGCCACGTTCCTCAACGACGCCGACGAGCGCGAGCTCGTTCGCGTCTTCCGCGAGTACGCCGACGAGCCCCGCGCGCCGCGCCTCGCGCGCGAGATCACGCGACGCCGAGCGACGCGCGCGTTCGCCACGAGCGACGATCTCGTGGGCGCGATTCGCGGCGCGCTCGGTCCCCGCACCGGCCCCGGCGACTTCGCCCGCCTGTTCCAGGCGGTGCGCATCGAGGTGAACGACGAGCTGTCGCGCCTCGCGCAGGCGCTGCCGGCGCTGCGCGATCGCCTCGCCCCCGGCGGCCGCATGGCGATCATCGCCTACCACAGCGGCGAGGACCGCCTCGTGAAGCACGCGTTCCGCGAGTGGAGCACCGGCTGCATCTGCCCGCCGCGCCAGCCGATCTGCACGTGCGGCCACGTCGCGCTCGGCGAGACCGTCACGCGCCGGGCGGTGGAGGCCGGGGACGCCGAGCGCGAGCACAACCCGCGCGCGCGCAGCGCGAAGCTGCGCGTCTGGCAGCGCGCCGAGGTGCCGGCGGAGGTGGCGTCGTGAGCGCCCGCCGATCGACGCGCGGGCCGCGCCGCAAGCGTGGCTGGGCCGTCGTGGGACTCGTGCTCGTCTCGTTCGTCCTCATCGCGTCGGGGATCGTGTGGCGGCGCAGCCGCGGCATCGCCCAGGCGCGCGAGCTCCGCGACCTCGCGCGCAAGCGTGCGCAGCTCGTCGCCGAGCGGGCCGCGCTCGAAGGGGCGGTGCGCGTGGCGGCCAGCCGCGCGCGCATCGGTCCCGTGGCGGAGCAGCGGCTCGGCATGCGCGTGCCGGCCGACACCCAGGTCGTCCTCATTCAGCGTCCGGCGCCGCGCGCGCCGACCGCGCGTTAGGAAGCAGGAGCGTTCACGGTGCCGATCGAGCGGACCAACGTCATTCACGGCGCATTGCTGCTGTTCGCCGGTGCGATCGTCGCGAAGGCCGCGCACGTGCAGATCGTGCAGCACGGGCAGTGGAAGGCGCGCGCCGCGCAGCTCCACTTCGACGACGACACGATCCCCGCGCCGCGCGGCACCATCACCGACGCGTCCGGGCGCGTGCTCGTGGAGAACCGCGAGCTGGTGCGCATCCGCGTCGCCCCGCGCGAGCTGCGCGACCGCGCGCGGGTCGCCGCCACGCTCGGCAAGGCCGGCGCGGCGAAGGAGTGGGTGCGCCGCGCCGTCGACACGACGCGCAAGTGGGTCGAGGTGCCGGGCACGTTCCTCCCCACCGACGTCGCGGCGATCACCGAGCAGCGCGGCGTCTACCCGCAGCCGGTGGTGCAGCGCGTGTTCTCCGGCAGCGAGGGGATCCGACGCGTCGTCGGCCGCGTGGGCGGCGACGGACGGCCGCTCGACGGCATCGAGCTCGCCCTCGACACGCTGCTGCGCGGCGAGCGCGGCACGGCGATGATGCTGCGCGACGGCAAGGGCGGCGCGCTCGAGTCGCCATTCGCGCGCGGGCAGGCGGCGCGCGCGGGGCACGCGGTCACGCTCACGATCAACGCGGCGCTGCAGGACATCTGCGAGCGCGCGCTCGCCGACGCGCTGAAGACCCTCGGCGCGACGGGTGGTGACATCGTCGTCATGAACCCGCACGACGGCGACGTGCTCGCGCTCGCGAGCCAGCGCTCCGACGTGCGCACCACGTCCGCGACCGCGCTCAGCGAGCCGTTCGAGCCCGGGTCCACCATGAAGCCGCTCGTCGCCGCGCGGCTGCTCGAGCTCGGGCGCGCGAAGGCCGACGAGGTGGTGAACACCGAGAACGGCGAGTACGCGCTGAACGGCCGCGTCATCCACGACGACGAGCCACGCAAGGAGCTCGCGCTGCGCGACGTGATCCGCGTGTCGAGCAACATCGGCATCGTGAAGTTCGCCCAGCGGCTCGCGCCGCGCGAGCAGTTCGAGATGATGCGCGACATGGGCTTCGGCTCGCCCACCGGCGTGCCGTATCCCGCCGAGTCGCGCGGCCTCGTGCGGCCGCCGTCGAAGTGGACGCCGCAGTCGCCGGCGTCGATGGCGATGGGCTACGAGGTGGCCGTGACGCCGCTGCAGCTCGCGACGGCGTACGCGGCGGTCGCGAACGGCGGCTCGCTGCTCGAGCCCGCGCTCGTGCGCGAGGTGCGCGACGACGAGGGGAACGTGGTGTGGCGGCACGAGCCGCGCGTCGTTAGGCGCGTGATGAGCCCGCGCACCGCGGCCACCGTGCGCGAGATGCTCGAGGCCGTGGTCGACAGCGGCACGTCGACGGCGGCCGACCTCGCGAGCTTCACGCTCGGCGGCAAGTCGGGCACGGCGCGTCGTGTCGAGCGCGGCATCGGCTACGCGGCCGGCCACTACAACGCGGTGTTCGCCGGGATCTTCCCGGTCGAGGATCCGCAGTTCGTCATCGTCGTGAAGCTCGAGAACCCGCAGGGCGACTCGTACTTCGGCGGCAAGACCGCGGGCCCGGTGACGAAGGGGCTGATCCAGGCCGCGCTCGCCGCGCGCGACGCCGCCCTCGACCGCGCCGCGCTCGCGCCGCGCGTGCTGCCGAAGGCGCGCTCCGCGTACTCGCCGAAGCCGTCGGCGCGCGACACGGAACGCGCGAACACGGCCGTCGCGCCGCGCACCGTGACCGTCGTCGCCGCGCCGCTCGACCTCCGCCGCGACTCGAACGACGTGGACGCGGTCGACCAGAGCGCGGTCCGCTACGTGGTGCGGCTTCCAGCGCCGAAGACGTCGCGCGCGCCGGCCTCTCCGCCGCGCGCGGTCCCCGCGGTGCAGGGCTTGCCTCTGCGGGACGCGCTCTACGCTCTCCATCGAGCGGGCTTCCACGTGCGGCTCGCGAACGGCGCCCCCGCCGGACGCACCATTCCCGCCGCTGGATCGCTCGCCGCGGCGGGCACCGAGGTCACCCTCTACCGCGCACCATGAGTCCCTCCGCCCCCGACAGCTCCGACAGGCCGCGCGTGGAGCCGCGCGCCATCGAGCGCGCGCTCGCCGCCGCGGGGCTGCTGCTCGAGGTAGAAGGGACGCTGCCGGAGGCGGCGCAGGGGATCACGGACGACAGCCGCGCGGTGCGTCCCGGGACGCTGTTCGTCGCCGTGCGCGGCTCCGCGGCCGACGGCCACGCGTACCTCGCCGACGCCGCGCAGCGCGGCGCCGTCGCGGCGCTCGTGGAGCGGCCGGGCAGCACGACGCTCCCCGCGCTCGTCGTGCGTGACGGCCGCCGCGCCGCCGCGATCGCCGCGGCCGAGGCGTACGGCCATCCGGCCACGGCGCTCACGCTCGTCGGCGTCACCGGCACGAACGGCAAGACGACGACCGCCGGCATGCTGCGCCACCTGCTCGACGCGCCGGCGCGCGCCGCGGCGTCGATCGGCACGTTAGGCGTCCTCGTGGGGAGCGCCGGCGAGGAGATGCCGGGCGGCGCGGGTCTCACCACGCCCGGCCCGGTGGAGCTGCAGCGCGTGCTGCGCGTGCTCGTCGACCGCGGCGTGCGCTCGGTCGCCATGGAGGTGTCGTCGCACTCGCTCGACCAGCGCCGCGTCGAGGGGCTGCGGTTCGACGCGGCGGTGTTCACGAACCTCACGCGCGATCACCTCGACTACCACGGCACGATGGAGGCGTACTTCGCGGCGAAGGCGCGGCTCGTCGAGTACCTCGAGCCGCAGGGCGCCGCGATCGTGAACGCCGACGATCCCGCGTGGGCCGCGCTGCCGCGCGCCGGGCGCACGATCACGTTCAGCACGGCCGGCGCCGATGCGGACGTGCAGATGCGCGACCTCGCGTTCGACGCGGCGGGCACGCGCGCGACGCTGGTGGTGGGCGGTGCGTCGGCGCCGGTGCGCGTGCCGCTCCTCGGCGACTTCAACGTGGCGAACGCCGCCGCCGCGGTCGCCGCCGCACACGCGTTAGGCGTCTCGCTCGGCGACATCGTCGAGCGGCTCGCCACGGTGCCCCAGGTGCCCGGGCGCCTCGAGATCCTGCGCGAACGGCCCACGGTGCTGCGCGACTACTCGCACACGCCGGACTCGCTCGAGCGGGCGCTGGCCGCGATGCGCCCGTTCACGGCGGGGCGGCTCATCGTGGTGTTCGGCGCCGGCGGCGACCGCGACCCGGGCAAGCGGCCCGAGATGGGGCGCGCCGCGGAGCAGGGCGCCGACGTCGTCATCCTCACGAGCGACAACCCGCGGACGGAGGATCCGGAGAAGATCCTCGACGACATCCAGGCCGGCATGTCGCGCGCGCCCGACGCGCGCATCGAGGACCGCCGCGCGGCGATCGCGCGCGCGCTGGAGATCGCGGGCCCCGACGACGTCGTGGTGCTCGCCGGAAAGGGACACGAGACGTATCAGATCCGCGGAACCACGAAGCACCCGTTCGACGAGCGTGAGATCGTGACCGAGCTGTGGAACGACATGGTGGGCGCGTGAGCACGCCCACGCCGGCGCCGGGCGCCACCGACTTCTGGACCCTCGACCGCGTCGCCGCGGCGCTGCATGACGTGCTGCGCGGGGCGGTGCCGCGCGGCGACGAGCCGCTGCGCGCCGTGAGCACGGACACGCGCGCCGTGACGTCGGGCGACCTGTTCGTCGCGCTCGTCGGCGACCGGTTCGACGCGCACGACTTCCTGCCTAACGCCGTGGAGAAGGGCGCCGCCGCGCTCGTCGTCTCCGACGCGCGCCGCACCGCGGGACTCGGCGTGCCGGTGTACGAGGTGGGCGACACGCTCGTCGCGCTCGGCCGGCTCGGGCGCTACTGGCGGCGCGCGTGGGGCGGCACGGTCGTCGGCGTGGCGGGCTCCAACGGCAAGACGAGCACGAAGGAGCTGCTGAAGGCGGCGCTCGGCGCCGCGCGCCGCGTCTCGGCGACGAGCGGAAACCTGAACAACCTCGTCGGCGTGCCGCTCACGCTGCTCGCCATCCCGCCGGAGACGGAGATCGCGATCGTCGAGATGGGCACGAACATGCCCGGCGAGATCGCCCGCCTGCGCGCGATCGCCGAGCCGTCCGTGACCGTGATGACGTCGATCGGCGAGGAGCATCTCGAGGGCCTCGGCGACCTCGCCGGCGTGCTGCGCGAGGAGAGCGACGCGTTCGACGACGTGGAGCTGGCGGTCGTACCCGCCGATCAGCCCGAGGTGGCCGAGGCGGCCGCGGGCCGTGCGCGCCGCGTCGTGCGCGCGGGGCTCGACGACGGCGACCTGAAGACGGAGCGGTGGTCGATCGGCGGCGACGGCGCCGGCACGCTGCTCGTCGACGGCGTCGAGGTGCGACCTGCCGTGCGCGGCGTGCACAACCTGCGCAACACGATGCTCGCGCTCGCCGTGGCGCGCGCGCTCGGCGTGTCGCTCGACGATGCGGCGCGCGGCGTCGCGGGCATGCCCCAGCCGAGCATGCGCTCGGCGTGGTCGCAGCTCGGCGGCGTGACGCTCATCAACGACGCGTACAACGCGAACCCCGGCAGCACGCGGGCCGCGCTCGACCTGCTCGTGCACGCCGGCAGCGGTCGCCAGCGCGTCGCGGTGCTCGGCACCATGCGCGAGCTCGGTGCGCACGGCGATCGGCTGCACGAGGAGATCGCGCGCCGCGCGCTCGACGCCGGCATCGAGGTGGTGGCGGGCGTCGGCGACTTCGCGGATGCGCTGGAGCGCGTCGCGTCGCGCGATGCACGCGTCGTCACGGCGCGCGAGGTCGAGGCGCTGTGGCCGCTGCTCGAGCCGCGCGTGTCGTCCGATGCAGTGATCCTGTTGAAGGCCTCGCGCGGCGTCGCGCTCGAGCGCATCGTGCCGTCGCTCGAGCGGTGGGCAGGAGGAGAGCCCGCGTCGCAGCAAGTATAGCAGCACGGCCGGCAGCACCCGCATAGATTCTCCGCGCCACGAACCGTCAGACACGTGCTCTATTTCCTGCTCCAGCCGCTGGCGCGCAGCATCAAGACGTTCAACCTCCTGAACTACATCACGTTCCGGGCGGGGGCGGCGTTCGTCACGGCGCTCATCGTGGCGTTCATCGTCGCGCCGACGATCATCCGTCGACTGCGCGCGATGGCCGTGCATCAGGTCGTGCGCGAGGGCACGCCCGACACGCACGCCGGGAAGGGAACCACGCCGACGATGGGAGGGCTCATCATCCTCGTCGCGACGTTCGTCCCGCTCCTGCTCTGGGGACGCTACACGTGGCACCGCGGCGGGCAGTATCTCGTGACGGCGATGGTGCTCACGGCGTGGATGGGCGGCATCGGCTTCCTCGACGACTACCTCAAGCTGAAGCAGAAGCGCCTCGGGCTGAAGAACGAGGGGCTCGTCGAGCGCTACAAGCTCGTCGGGCAGCTCTCCGCCGGGCTCGCGTTAGGCCTGTACGTGTGGCTGTTCCCGCTGTCCACGCTCCCCGGCGCGTCGACCACGCTGCCGTTCTTCAAGTACATCCTCATCATCCCGTCGACGGCGGCGCTGACGTGGCTGTACATCGCGTTCGTGACGTTCGTCCTCACCGGCGCGAGCAACGCGGTGAACATCACCGACGGTCTCGACGGGCTGGCGTCGGGGCTCGTCGGGATCGCGGCGGCGACGTTCGGCGTGTTCGCGTACATGTTCGGCCGCTACGACACGAGCGGATACCTCCAGGTGTTCTACCTGCGCGGCGCGGGTGAGCTGACGGTGTTCTGCGCCGCGATCCTCGGCGCGTGCATCGGCTTCCTCTGGTACAACACGTTCCCGGCGCAGGTCTTCATGGGCGACACCGGCTCGCTCGCGCTCGGAGGCGCGCTCGGCGCGGTGTCGGTGCTGCTGAAGAGCGAGTTCCTGCTGCTCATCATCGGCGGCGTGTTCGTGGCCGAGATGTTCTCGGTGATCCTGCAGCGCTTCGTGTTCAAGTACCGCAAGCGGCGCCACGGCCTCGAGTACGCTCAACGACACCGCGTCTTCCTGCGGGCGCCCTTGCACCACCACTTCGAGGTGAAGGGGTGGCCGGAGACGCAGGTCGTCGTGCGGTTCTGGATCATCGGGATCTTCTGCGCGATCCTCGCGCTCAGCACGCTCAAGCTGCGCTGACCGTGCCCACCGACGTCTTCCGCGGGCACGCGCCGGGCGAGATCGCCGTCGTGGGGCTCGGCAAGAGCGGGCGCGCGGCCTCGGCGCTGCTCGCGCGCGACGGGCACGCGGTGTACGCGTCGGACGCGGGCGGTGGCGACGCGCTGCTCGAGGCGGCCGGCGCGCTCGCGCATCACGGCGTGGCGGTCGACGTCGGGTCGCACGACCTCGATCGCATCGCGCGCGCGGCGCTCGTCGTCGCGAGCCCCGGCGTGCCGCCCGACGCGCCGCCCCTCGCCGCGGCGCGCGCGCGCGACGTGCCGATCGTCGGCGAGATCGAGGTCGCGCTGCACTATCTGCCGCGGCTGCGCTACGTCGCCGTCACCGGGACCAACGGCAAGACGACGACGACGGCGCTCATCGGCCACCTGCTCCGCGCGCTCGGCCGCGACGCGGTCGACGCGGGCAACATCGGGACGCCGCTCGCCGAGCTCGCGCTGCGCGATCGCCCGCCCGAGTGGGCCGCGCTCGAGCTGTCGTCGTTCCAGCTCCACGACACGCCGAGCGTGAACCCGACGGTGGGCGTGGTGACCAACCTCAGTCCGGACCACCTGGACCGATACGCCTCGGTCGACGCGTACTACGCCGACAAGGCGCTCCTCTTCGCGAACGCGCATGCCGGGTCGCGCTGGGTGCTGAACGCCGACGAGCCCGAGGTCCTCGGCCTGTTCCGCCGGCTGCCGGGCGCGCCCCCGGTGCTGCCGGGGGAGACGCACGGGTTCAGCACGCGGACGAACGCTGCGGCCGCGTACTTCGACCGCGGAGCGGGCGACCTGGTGCTGCTCGAGGAGCCGCTGCTCCCACGCGCCGAGCTCCCGCTGCTCGGCGACCACAACGTCGCGAACGCCCTCGCGGCGTCGCTCGCGGTGGCGGTCGCCGATCCGTCGCACGCCGGGCCCGACGCCCGGCGCCGGCTGGCCGACGGGCTGCGCACGTTCCGCGCGCTCGCCCACCGGATGGAGCCCGTCGGGACGTTCGACGGGGTGGAGTGGATCAACGACTCCAAGGCGACGAACGTTGCCTCCACGCTGGTCGCGGTCGCGGGAATGACGAAGCCGTTCGTCCTTCTATTGGGAGGGCGGCACAAGGGCGAGCCGTACACGGCGCTCGCGGAGCCGTTTCGCCGGTTCGGCAAGGTCGTCCTCGCGTACGGCGAGTCGGCCGCGATCGTGGAGAAGGATCTTGGCGAGCTCGTGC
This DNA window, taken from Gemmatirosa kalamazoonensis, encodes the following:
- the murD gene encoding UDP-N-acetylmuramoyl-L-alanine--D-glutamate ligase, translating into MPTDVFRGHAPGEIAVVGLGKSGRAASALLARDGHAVYASDAGGGDALLEAAGALAHHGVAVDVGSHDLDRIARAALVVASPGVPPDAPPLAAARARDVPIVGEIEVALHYLPRLRYVAVTGTNGKTTTTALIGHLLRALGRDAVDAGNIGTPLAELALRDRPPEWAALELSSFQLHDTPSVNPTVGVVTNLSPDHLDRYASVDAYYADKALLFANAHAGSRWVLNADEPEVLGLFRRLPGAPPVLPGETHGFSTRTNAAAAYFDRGAGDLVLLEEPLLPRAELPLLGDHNVANALAASLAVAVADPSHAGPDARRRLADGLRTFRALAHRMEPVGTFDGVEWINDSKATNVASTLVAVAGMTKPFVLLLGGRHKGEPYTALAEPFRRFGKVVLAYGESAAIVEKDLGELVHVERLGSSFPEVMARARALAGPGEAVLLSPACSSFDMFDNYAQRGAEFRRLAAETGSIR